The DNA region CCTACGTAGCAACTGTTAGCCATTGAGCTACGTGATTCGGGTGGCTTTAACAAATACAATGGGATTCATAATAACACCACAAGCTCTTCTGAGCAGACAGCTGCCCAAAAAGACAAGGGTTTATGTTCCCCAAAAGCAACATCGCTGCTTTATGCTCCCCTTCCATGACAAGCAAGCGCGTCGCCATGTTTCACCAGCAAGTGTCAACTCCGCACGTAAACGGCCTTTAAGAATACGACCAGGACGGCTCCGTATTCCCGAACAAGAGCTACGTCACGCTCCGCACGATTCTCCATGCAACGGCGCCTCTGCTACGTCGTCTGTAGCGCGTAAGTTATGTCATGAATACGGCCTACGAAGGCTACAAACAAACCGCCTGAGCGAAGCTATCTGCTTTTAGCACGAGTGCGAGCTTTGCGGCTAACGTGCACACCCTGTGACGGCGCGCCGTGTCTTAAATACCACCAGAAACACCTCAACGCCAGTAGTACGAGACGAAAAGAGAAGAGGAAACACATACACCAGAAGTCGCGTTGaatcaaaaattcaaaacgacgTAGAAATAATCCATCACGCGTATGGCCCGAACCGGTGCAAGGCCCTGTGCGAAGACAGCAGCTCATGCCGAAGCTCACTCTTGACAGCGGGCGGAAAAACACCAGTGATGCGGGACTTTATGCGTTTGTACCGGACCCCGACTGGTTCCCACCCTCGTTACGTACGCCGGTGGTACATAAGCAAGCATATATATGGTTATTTATACCTATCAGAGTCGGTTGTCAGCGCTCGGAGGACCTTCCTCGCCCCAAATCCAGAACAAACAGTCCCGttcgacgtcggtgacgtcagaCGTACGACGTCCGGCGGGAGGGACGCCGCTGTCAGTGTCAGGCGAAGCCCCGCCCCTTCCTGGTCAGATTATGCAAGCAGTTGCCACCATTTCAACGCTTTTACAACCAccggtataaataaataaaaaaaagcttcTTATGAAAACATTACATAAACGGTTTTATTAAACGAAATACTGTGGGGCCTTTGAAATGTAGCTAAAATATCAAATATTTTGTGTCGATATAATACATCCGTTTGCAAAACCTCGTTATTTAGACATTTTTCTACCTGGGTTAAGGTTTCAAATTAGGGTTAGGTAATTATTAGGTAAGAAGTGAGTTTACCTAATAGAGAGCTAGTTTTTAAAGTCTAGCCTCTACACAAGATGGCACTTTGTGTAAACATTGATTTCAAAATTAAGGTTGAAAACAAAAACCTAATAAGTAATCATCTTGAATTTCATGTTAGAACTAGGTCTAGTGGCAAACAATCCTGGTAATTAGCCAAGTGCCACATTGTACCAAGAGTTGGTGTTTTGCTAAATTCAGGTGTACCTACTTAATCCAGTATCATATTGGAACTAAACAATATAGTAAGACAGCAAGATAGCATGAAATGGTTCACGCAAGTTTATTCATGACACTGTAGAATAGTTACATTTATAGCAAGAAACATGACTGACAGTTTTTCAATTCTTATCTGCTagaagtaaaacaaaacaaaacccgaCAGTTGCGGAGAAAAAACATCCAATGCTATTAGGTACATTAGCAATGGGAAGAACATTTGTAGGCTATCAATACTGTATAATCCAAAGTGCCCTCAATCAATTTAAACTAACGTCATTTCAGaataacaaaccaagaggcacaaaaaaaaaaaaaaaaaaaaaaaaaaattcaagacaTTTTGGTAGGGTAGATTCTGGATTGCTATCAAACAGCTCTCTTCCAAATGCATGTCAGACTAGCCATAAAGTATATACACGAACATTTAAATGGAAAAACGTAAGCATTTACGTGTCTATTTCAATTACTCTAACAGTTCTTTGTGATCATCTTCCTCCACAACAGCATCACACACCTCCGCTCCATCCTCTTCATCAATTTCATCGTGCACCACGTATCCCTCTTCATCTTCATCCTCTCCAACTTCAAAGCCTTCTTCCCCCTCCTCCTCGTTCTGGTTCCCCTGCTCCTCCGGCATACCCGCTTCCTCCTTAACCTCTTCGTTCTCAGTATTTTCTTCTTGGGCTGGTTCCCCCTCGCTTGCTTTGGTCACCGCCTCCACATCCTCGGTCACCTCCTTATCTTCCGTGACGGCCGGTTGTTCTTCTGTTTCTTCCACCAACATTGATTCGGGTGCGCCCTGACCCTCCTGGTTACCAACAAATGGATTTTCTCCCTGTACAAAGCAACAAAGGTTATCAGTTTACATTAATTTTTGACACCTATCACCATTTATTTACAACACAAAGAACGGATCAACATCTTGATTATTGTCATTGctaattttattaaattaactcagtggctgccattgactgtgataaACGATAGTTTTTGCAAATATTCACATGGGAAAATTTTAAGGATATAAGTTTCTCTTTGCTAATTTTGTACCAAATTTTAGCTTTAAAACAAAAGGCCAAGAAgattgaagtggaaaaaaaagcttttacgCTATGTGATTGGTCTTTTTTCCTCAACTTCCATGTACACCCAACTGTTTTTTCTTTCGTTGTAGGATGCCTTCTATTGaggtaaaaacataaaaaaagattTCATTTCTCTTCAAAAGAAGATAGAAGTTGCCAGCAGTCTGAATCAGTTGTAATCTTGCCATTTGGATGTTGAAGCAAGTGAATTGTAGTGGAGTGAACTAGCCCAGATGTGTGATGATAATTGACGTGAATGATGCGATTggggtaaaaaaattaaatcagagAACGTCCATAATTCAATGGGAAAGACAATTACAGTCCAGGAAAAATTAACTGGACATTTATCGTTGTTAATCACACTACAGCATCAATGCTAGTTACCccagttaaaatgtatttaatgtCTATCACTGTTTACTCATTGCTTGCTACTGACAATGATACACATCCCATTCATTTAAACTCATTTTTTAGCGCCATTGATGGCATTAGAAATTCagtcatcaatggcagtgaataggAACTGTATGTGTTCTTTAAAGGCCTTGGAGGTCTCCAATCTTAAGTACCACGATGGCACTTACACTCAGGTAGCTCTCCAGCTTCTTTCCAATGACTTTGTGGTTGAGGATGCTACGTGCAACTGACAGGCTGGATCTCTTAGACTGCTCCATCATTCCCTTGAATTAAAACAAGAGTTTAACATGGTGCCAAAAGGTTCAGAAAATATAAAACTTTTTCTTAATGTATCAGTCGACCCACCTTGCGATTATAGTTGTGGTCGTAGGATTTAATGTGCTTTTGGATCAGGTGAAACTCCATTGGAATGAAGATGTCACAGGCACTGCAATGGGCAGCTTCCACTTTCTTCAAGAAGTGCTCCATGCCGAGATCTGCAACACGCAATGCCGCTAAATCAGCATTTGGTGGACTTCTTGCTAGTCCATAAATGTGAAACTCAAGGCCCGGTGGCCAGATTCAGCACACCACATTATTTtgtgcaaataaataaaaagataacATTTACCCtgtctttttgttgtgtttaaaTCACTAAATTCAAGTGAACTTGACTGCCCGATACCCAAGCGAGACGCGACGCAGTACTGCCATCTTTTGGATAGCAGAGTGACTACATTCATTTGCAATTAATCACACCTAGGAACTGAAAATTTTCAGCTAAtgaggtcaaagtagggctgggcgatatggccgtaagtacgtatcacgataaattgagcagtttTACCTcggtaacgataaatgacgataaattcgcccaagcggactatcatataatttgaaaatttgaatcaatgcatagaatacaaattaactgtttctcgttaaatttatttaaccagctttcaatttaacaattgctcatggagtctaaacattaagtattaaaaaaatcttgaaaCAATACAAATTctggtgtgaacatttataacagcttgtatgacttgaaaaatgtaaacattataaaaatcaatatgacgactgtgcaaacatgtcattctaacacaaatgacttgcagctttaacagtacacttcagacaacttattggtaatggctgctgtgacataattattcaacacaagtgtttacgtcaaggtttcaggtttttttccccccgaaacattttttaatacatgcaccctccacacagacacaaccagtttaaagctgtattgctctgatgccaatgaaacatttaaggttttatgatggcagaataaagcaaatacatacagaaaaatagctgtggctattaaactgtcatattatatataggcttcactgttggattataccttatgctgagtgctttaccatcatgaaagctttcagagaaatcacacagagatgccaaataacgcgacatgatgattgctacatgaagtccgtgcccagtccactcattaatttcagccgtttcgacaaggttagagccgctatccgactcccatcacgttcatttgtaccgttattttatattccggtgatgcaacggatttggtttccccatttgtattattattctcatgtttcatatttttacacaccacataactctggtcaagtttcccaccaacctcgtagaagccaaaatgtctccagatgtctgctttcaaggtcttaggtgcatcaataatgttTCTCACCCCCTCTTTCtctgcttcagccattgttatgtcctatctcttagcggttagatcttgtgcccgaaccagaTTAACATTTAGGGCCAAATTcgagtcgggcccaaaatgttaagcattttcGTTCAAGTCaggccgccgcgccggactaataaattaaaaaaaaaaatttttttttaaaaaggataaaaccgagagcaggctctctgcattgtgcatttgcttgtgcacgcacatgaacgccggggccccggatgtttttttttaatattaaactttcccagcgttatttcgttgtgtaaatgcttttataatgatcataaaaatatgtagactatttaaacattaagaaaacttgcgtttttttctgccaactgagaattcgttatgacacttttatttatgcacaggcaaaggcaacacaaatgtgatccttttgaatcttctcctctgtgtatctgcaaaccgcatgtttttttaatattaaactttcccagcattattttgttgtgtaaatgcttttataatgatcataaaaatatgtagactatttaaacattaagaaaacttgcgttttttttctgccaactcgaagaaatgaaaataaattgctgctgctgcgttttttttctctcgcgtcactccaaaaaaaaaaaaaaaagcgggccgtgtcgggtcggattTTTTAggtccgatctaacctctattgcacatatagAGTGGGCtaagcctacattttacttttgttctacattgcaatttagttggttTTGCTTGCAACTGAacggatccctggattgatattgcgataaagatgctgctgcactacaatattttgtcgttttctttaatatttacttgaatatttttattgatgggtcgttgtgactaaaaaacagtgactgttattactgattttgcacaggagttcagatgttgcactgtgtgaaaggctgctacggtgtggtaaaaaaaaaaaaaaaaaaaagagaaagccctggtctcattcaaagcactaattaaatgctgtgatctgttttttttttaatatatatatctgaaagtattttcatttgacttcaaccaggagtgacacaagagccaataaaaagttgtttaatgtctgaccgcttttgttgcctcatgattcacgaaaaatatgctttgctttagaatcttAATGCATccaaggctttaatgcatcgcgatgcattgccgaatcgaactgaATCGTaaccctctgaatcgtaatcgaatcgaatcgtgagggcagtgccgatgtacACCTCTACTGACGAATGTCTCGCTTACCTTTCGTGAGATCCTGGTCTCTGTACATCTGACAGATGGCAGCACTGTGGTTCTCCAATTGATTGATCATGTGGTCAGTTTTGTGGAACTTGTTCAGTAAGTACTCCTAGGAAACAAACGACCAAAGCGTTcagttaaatgataaatgtttgTTCGGTTCATTCACTGAGGCTTCTTGAAAATACCAGGTGTACTAACTGTACAGATAACCACATCTATTagaaggcatgaaaatgggtcaggggttaaaaaggttagAAAGGTGTGGagaaaatatgttccggtacactgtacaactagggctgtcccagacgactaattttctcccgattagtcagctgactatttttacgattagtcaatTAATAACCCCCgcccctttttttaaaatactaatttagcaatgaagttTTTGATGACGCATATTAGTtcacaaaaacgttttggaacacttaaattatcaaagtacaaataaacacgtaaataacaacgaGGTCAAATGCCGATAGCATTAATTCAAAAGAATAGAATGTAAACATTCAGAACACAGACTTCGGCCTTTCAAACatgttttaaaacaatttaaaaaaatatctagcttGAATATTATAGGATACTACTAtctataatatagtataataattattcattgccaatcagatttttcataaaggctgtcattttaatgctatttttagtgtagaatctgaattctgaagtatgtgggattaactccagaaatcgttatttatatgacgaacatgacatgcttttattttgaaatgttcactgaaagtacgttcgctaaaccgctaaccgtaagctttacattctgcaaaaataactttttgtcattgcatgtggtgtcagtaatcctccttttttgtttgcaaatgctgttaaccagcgatttttcatgtttgaagtgtcaccttttaactgcaagtttgcgtttgggagaagactgccaatgttttatagcagactaaagtaggtcgtcttttttcccccattagcctcaatgtggcaatgctaacgtttacagcgtTTAATTTAgaggtttccttattttgtatgtccaaactttaattctatggcgtgttgatgaccaataaaaatcttttaaaggaactggagtctcatgtgccatcagcacgcatgcacaaatgtatgcacgcaagcgcggcgataaaacgctgcagtgaaaattaccgctctcatttttatttaccgtgcgataaatggactcacttcATGTCGATACAGgttttagcaacttcaataaaacatgttgttaGTTAGATTGACTTAACCATCCGCCAGCGTGTAATCGTCTCCggacgtcttccaaaattacaactgggtgagggcgctgtaggtgttcattcacggccgacgtgcagccaagcttggcgttGAAGAGCCAGGACACAACAgtataccctcctttgtttcgttgaaatcagtcaatgttttggccacgctggtgcgcttttttggctttgtgccgctttccccgcttgcataccaagcgttcgACATTAAAAAGATCTCCCGAAACCCCCCTctttaaaaattttctcctcgattctacacaattcacataggtcaccctttttgacttgaattttgccgaaaggtgagagattttcatgcctgattagaGAGCAGATGCCTCGAATTAGTTTGTCACCTGTAGGAAGTCTGTGGTCGGCTTGGACAGCTGGCCCGAAAGGAATTTGAAGTGTTCCTTGTGGAAGCGACTCTCCAAATGACGTTCCATATCTTCCTTGTAGAACGTTCGGAACTTGCAGATGGAGCATGCAAACATCACCCTAGAAGGGTGAACCAGGGAGAGGTTTGTTTTCCCCCCTGCTTATGTGCACTGATAATTCTTTTCATAGATTTTTCCTGCTCACCTCTCCTGAAAGCCCCGCTTCTTTTTCGCTTTTGAAGACTTGCCTGGAGGTCGGGGGGTGGGCTGTTTGTCCTGTGCCACCACCGCTGCCGCCTCGGCACTTTCTTCCTTTTTCGCTGAACCTGAAGAGAAGAGAAACGTTTATTTACAGTGACAGACTGTGATACTCATAACTATTTGGCAGTAGGGATTAGGCATAGACcggttactggtttcaaggtttaccgtggcatGAAAACGTtaccgtttcaaaaccactaaaattttcggtCATACCATAGTACGGTATAAGCTGTTTTTtacatcccaaaaatgcagcgagaaatctGTGGCTTGGAGAGGCAGCGCTCACTCTTCCATCTATGGTTGTTGCTCTGTCCGGTGTGTCGGCCACACTCACCAAAGCTTTCCCCCATCATAAAAAGAAAGTCGCTAGTAGGGGAGTACTTCGGTTACCGAAAAGTAACAGAAAGCCACGGCTTAGAGAccaagacggctaactagtttcctctctaccattagcctacttttttAAGTCTTACGCCATTgaaaacatctgttcaaaacatttttacaaTGCAGCCTGTGGTGTTTCTCTCTGTcgactttctgtgttgaaaGAGGGTGTGTGTATACGTAATGTGTAAACAATGATATGAGTCAAACACACGCGCTGTCTCTTTCGttctcattaatattcaactaattaatatgTTTTAAATAGAGATccacgataataggaattatgacgtcatcccgataaatccgataacaatatatattatcgggcctaataataaaatttttggcacggtgtccgattgggatgtgtgcgtttgtttcaacTCGTGTTTTGCcaatatgcaaagttttgttacagttttagaggccgtatttttccttcactgagttagaAACCCTACTAtgccaattagcaaatgtttgcattttacagtgttatgtttgcaagttcttgagagggcttttggttattgataggcttgctgctcTAAAATTTCCATgtgaagaaagttgtttcatggaccaagacgacaaaagtctcctctcctgttgcaccaaatgttttatctgttgacaaagcacaatacctgttgggtttatgtttgttttagatctgtgctcattgttcaggggaacacatagtcaataatattgactgattgtgattaactcaaatgatatttatttgaaaaaataatatgggcactttatatgaactcaaaactgttcttgtgttttagttattataataattctggttcggtcaaaggcaagtctatgctgaatcaaccatttGTATTTTTGaccgacaggtgttcaaaaactcagatgaatatacattgaaaaattatatatatatattttatcggttatcgtattagGTATCTGCCTTGAGGAGCagtaagttatcgatatcggtttcaaaaaattgaTATCGTGCATccctcattttaaataaaatctaTTTGATCATATATTGTATAAGTCAAGTTCTATATTACCAAGGGTTCTTATTCAAATGTTGAGCAACTTCagctgtgggtttagtctaCAAGTGCtattcatttaaattttattttaaaatatttcattttttttgttccacAATAGTACAACGTACACAAAGTACAATGTGGAAAATACTGCGGTTTACCTGATTCTCCATCAGTAGTCTCctgtaaagaaagaaaaagtagAATTACTTGGAGCAACTGCTACTTCAGCAAAAACAGTCTGATATGGCTCAAGTGACcaattttgtccaattctgtacTCACTTGAGCATCAGCAGAAGCAGCAGCAGTCATAGTTGCCTTGCTGTCATCTTTTTCTACTACCTTAGCTACACACACAAAAGTATAAGAATTTTATCTTGCGTTTTCTGATCAGGTCACAATAGCTTCAGTTGAAATATGTGACCAAATGTGCTCTATGACTGCAACTTACCATCAGCATTAGTGTTTTCGGTCTTGTTCATTTTACTCTCTGGCTCATCAGCAGGAGTGGCCATCTGCTTTCTCTTCTTCTGGGTGTCATTTTGTGGCTTTGGTGGCAGCTGAAGTTCACCCAAAAACAAAACTTGATATTCACGAAGACCAAATATTTTTGCTTCAATTTGGCACGTCGGCCAGAATAAGTGTGTACATTCAAAAAGAGGAGGGAAAAAGACAATTCTCATTTCTGAGCTAAGCAATGTAAGTAGACGACCAAAATAAAGCTCACCTGTGGTGGAACTCCAGTGAATTTTAGATCTGACCTGCCAGATTATCTTTGAACCTTTGACCGAATTttaaggcatagacttcataatatattgacgggacatggggccgATTAAAAGGGGCCCTATCtcagtcaaagctgaccgagtggaaacaaatagctttttactttgaaaattcttgtgaataaatgcttaaatccctatacTCTttagatacagtgccctccataattattggcaccccttgtTCAgatatgttttttagcttctaatatttttttttttcattcaaataatatgggaccttaatggaaaaaaaaaaaaaggaaaatccaaccttcaattcaagtgcatttattcagtggggaaaaagtcccacataaagaaagaattatttgacatcaaataatgtgtgtcacaattattagcaccccaggtgttaatactttgtacaacccccttttgccaacaaaacaaggtctggggactgagatggccatgggaggagcttgattttgtgtctggtgaaccatttctgtttagatttggccatatgtttagggccattctcttgctgaaagacccagtgacgacccatcttcagctttcgggcagagggcaacagattttgatttaaaatgtcctggtatttcaaagcattcatgatgccatgcaccctaacaaggttcccagggcctttggaagcgaaacagccccacagcatcactgatccacccccatacttcacagtgggtatgaggtactTTTGAGCATGcgaatctttcgtggcacgccaatcccacttagagtgtttggtccCAAAAAGcttaatcttggtctcatctgacaaagcacacggtcccagttgaagccccaataccgcttggcgaacgccagacgtttgcgtttatgattgtgagtgaggaaaggttttgtccgtgcatgcctcccaaacagcttgttggcgtgtagacagcacctcaaaCCCACTGTGGAGTatggggggtgggtcagtgatgctgtggggctgtttcgcttccaaaggtcctgggaaccttgttagggtgcatggcatcatgaatgctttgaaataccatgacattttcaatcaaaatctgttgccctctgcccgaaaactgaagatgagtcgtcactgggtctttcagcaagacaat from Corythoichthys intestinalis isolate RoL2023-P3 chromosome 8, ASM3026506v1, whole genome shotgun sequence includes:
- the akap8l gene encoding A-kinase anchor protein 8-like, encoding MEGRNYGSGFSNWGGGGSGNRGSGNFDLFGGNYKNSMSGYGGYGGGNSKRGLSESSMLHEKITQADEVIAKINQRLDMLTQLEGGMKGGRGDRFDQFESFDSFSSSRDLFRSGGGSYGCDDGRGDNMLLGQRGGSGFGGGMGQGGGGGFNSLSSTYGIAKMRQNLRESFGSDSGRGGWAGRRSPRRGGGAGGRGFGGYRSDPMSLGGGGRGSGPSPGGRGKLPSLLSNRMYPEGGGFHPGPSQGPRDFSGRYFGGATRVSRARGRRKPLNKLPPKPQNDTQKKRKQMATPADEPESKMNKTENTNADAKVVEKDDSKATMTAAASADAQETTDGESGSAKKEESAEAAAVVAQDKQPTPRPPGKSSKAKKKRGFQERVMFACSICKFRTFYKEDMERHLESRFHKEHFKFLSGQLSKPTTDFLQEYLLNKFHKTDHMINQLENHSAAICQMYRDQDLTKDLGMEHFLKKVEAAHCSACDIFIPMEFHLIQKHIKSYDHNYNRKGMMEQSKRSSLSVARSILNHKVIGKKLESYLSGENPFVGNQEGQGAPESMLVEETEEQPAVTEDKEVTEDVEAVTKASEGEPAQEENTENEEVKEEAGMPEEQGNQNEEEGEEGFEVGEDEDEEGYVVHDEIDEEDGAEVCDAVVEEDDHKELLE